The [Actinobacillus] rossii genome contains a region encoding:
- the frdC gene encoding fumarate reductase subunit C produces the protein MSELTSKRKKYVREMTPTWWKSWDFYKFYMVREATALPTVWFCLVLLKGVFALGADTFATDFVGFLQNPIVVILNLISLAALLLHAHTLFQMTGEVMSGTTGLKADVIQKALQGLFVVVSILGLILAFI, from the coding sequence ATGAGCGAATTAACAAGTAAACGTAAAAAATACGTACGCGAAATGACCCCGACTTGGTGGAAAAGTTGGGATTTCTACAAATTCTATATGGTACGCGAAGCGACTGCATTACCAACGGTGTGGTTCTGCTTAGTCTTACTTAAAGGCGTATTTGCCCTAGGTGCAGATACATTTGCAACGGATTTTGTCGGTTTTTTACAAAATCCAATCGTAGTGATTTTAAACTTAATTTCACTTGCAGCTTTATTATTACACGCACACACCTTGTTCCAAATGACAGGTGAAGTAATGTCGGGTACCACAGGGCTTAAAGCAGATGTGATCCAAAAAGCACTTCAAGGCTTATTTGTAGTAGTTTCAATCCTTGGCTTAATTTTAGCCTTCATCTAG
- the frdB gene encoding fumarate reductase iron-sulfur subunit, producing the protein MTNQVMNVEILRYNPETDKEPHLTTYQVPYDNQTSLLDALGYIKDRLEPELSYRWSCRMAICGSCGMMVNGLPKLACKTFLRDYSGHMRIEALANFPIERDLVVDLSHFIESLESIKPYIIGNKMPELDGKPHENTELAKSRTKQTPKQLEKYRQFSMCINCGLCYAACPQFGLNPEFVGPAALTMAHRYNLDNRDNGKAERMPIINGENGVWSCTFVGACSEVCPKHVNPAAAINQGKLESAKDYLISMLKPKA; encoded by the coding sequence ATGACGAATCAAGTAATGAACGTAGAAATCTTGCGTTACAATCCTGAAACTGACAAAGAACCGCACTTGACCACTTATCAAGTGCCTTACGATAACCAAACATCACTATTAGATGCATTAGGTTATATTAAAGACCGCTTAGAACCTGAGCTTTCTTACCGTTGGTCTTGCCGTATGGCAATCTGTGGTTCATGCGGTATGATGGTGAATGGTCTTCCTAAGTTAGCATGTAAAACTTTCTTACGCGACTACAGTGGTCATATGCGTATTGAAGCTTTGGCTAACTTCCCTATCGAGCGCGATTTAGTGGTTGATTTAAGCCATTTCATTGAAAGCTTAGAAAGTATCAAACCATACATCATCGGCAATAAAATGCCTGAATTAGATGGCAAACCACATGAAAATACGGAACTTGCAAAAAGCCGTACTAAACAAACGCCAAAACAGTTGGAAAAATACCGTCAATTCTCAATGTGTATCAACTGTGGTTTATGTTACGCAGCTTGCCCGCAATTCGGTTTAAACCCTGAATTCGTTGGTCCTGCAGCATTAACTATGGCACACCGTTATAATTTGGATAACCGCGATAATGGTAAAGCGGAACGTATGCCAATTATTAACGGCGAAAACGGCGTGTGGTCTTGTACATTCGTTGGGGCGTGTTCTGAAGTTTGTCCAAAACACGTTAACCCAGCAGCTGCGATTAACCAAGGCAAATTGGAAAGCGCGAAAGACTACCTAATCTCAATGTTAAAACCAAAAGCATAA
- the frdA gene encoding fumarate reductase flavoprotein subunit, producing the protein MQTVNVDIAIVGAGGGGLRAAIAAAEANPNLKIALVSKVYPMRSHTVAAEGGAAAVIKDEDSYDKHFQDTVAGGDWLCEQDVVEYFVQHSPVEMTQLERWGCPWSRKADGDVNVRRFGGMKIERTWFAADKTGFHMLHTLFQTSIQFPQIQRFDEHFVLDILVDDGHARGLVAMNMMEGTLVQINANAVVIATGGGCRAFKFNTNGGIVTGDGLSMAYRHGVPLRDMEFVQYHPTGLPNTGILMTEGCRGEGGILVNKNGYRYLQDYGLGPETPIGKPENKYMELGPRDKVSQAFWQEWKKGNTLKTAKGVDVVHLDLRHLGADYLHERLPFICELSNAYEGVDPVKEPIPVRPVVHYTMGGIEIDFNSETCIKGLFAVGECASSGLHGANRLGSNSLAELVVLGRVAGEHAAQRAVEAQTRNQAAIDAQAQDVIKHLEELYNQEGTENWADIREEMGTAMEEGCGIYRDEASMQTAVNKIAELKERYKRIRIQDRSSVFNTNVLYTVELGYILDVAQSIANSAIARKESRGAHQRLDYTERDDVNYLKHTLAFYNGDDAPRIDYSPVKITKSQPAKRVYGAEAEAQEKAAKEAAQNA; encoded by the coding sequence GTGCAAACTGTTAATGTCGATATTGCGATTGTGGGTGCTGGCGGCGGTGGCTTACGTGCTGCAATTGCAGCAGCAGAAGCGAACCCAAACCTAAAAATCGCGTTAGTATCAAAAGTTTATCCTATGCGTAGCCATACAGTGGCAGCAGAAGGTGGTGCGGCTGCGGTTATCAAAGATGAAGATAGCTATGACAAACATTTCCAAGACACTGTTGCAGGTGGTGACTGGCTATGTGAACAAGACGTAGTGGAATACTTCGTTCAGCACTCTCCTGTTGAAATGACACAATTAGAACGTTGGGGTTGCCCTTGGTCTCGTAAAGCAGACGGAGATGTTAACGTACGTCGTTTTGGTGGTATGAAAATTGAACGTACTTGGTTTGCTGCAGATAAAACCGGCTTCCATATGCTTCATACCCTTTTCCAAACCTCAATTCAATTCCCACAAATTCAACGTTTTGATGAACACTTTGTGTTAGACATCTTAGTAGATGATGGTCACGCACGTGGTTTAGTGGCAATGAATATGATGGAAGGCACATTAGTGCAAATCAATGCCAATGCGGTAGTTATCGCAACAGGTGGTGGTTGCCGTGCATTCAAATTTAACACGAACGGCGGTATCGTAACAGGTGACGGTCTTTCAATGGCATATCGTCATGGTGTACCACTTCGCGATATGGAATTCGTTCAGTATCACCCGACTGGTTTACCAAATACAGGTATCCTAATGACTGAAGGTTGTCGTGGTGAAGGTGGTATCTTAGTTAACAAAAATGGCTACCGTTACTTACAAGACTATGGTCTAGGTCCTGAAACGCCAATCGGTAAACCTGAAAACAAATACATGGAATTAGGTCCACGTGACAAAGTTTCACAAGCATTCTGGCAAGAATGGAAAAAAGGTAATACACTCAAAACCGCAAAAGGCGTTGATGTGGTTCACTTAGACTTACGTCACTTAGGAGCAGATTATTTACATGAACGTTTACCGTTTATTTGTGAATTATCAAATGCTTATGAAGGTGTTGATCCAGTTAAAGAACCAATTCCTGTACGTCCTGTTGTTCACTATACCATGGGTGGTATCGAAATTGACTTCAACAGTGAAACGTGTATTAAAGGCTTATTTGCTGTGGGTGAATGTGCATCTTCAGGTCTTCATGGTGCAAACCGTTTAGGTTCTAACTCTCTAGCTGAATTAGTTGTATTAGGTCGAGTTGCGGGTGAACACGCTGCACAACGCGCTGTTGAAGCACAAACACGTAACCAAGCAGCAATTGATGCTCAAGCACAAGATGTCATAAAACATTTAGAAGAACTTTACAACCAAGAAGGTACTGAAAACTGGGCAGATATCCGTGAAGAAATGGGTACTGCAATGGAAGAAGGTTGTGGTATTTATCGTGATGAAGCAAGTATGCAAACTGCGGTGAATAAAATCGCTGAGTTGAAAGAGCGTTATAAACGTATCCGCATCCAAGACCGTTCAAGTGTGTTCAATACTAATGTACTTTACACTGTTGAATTAGGTTACATCTTAGACGTAGCACAATCTATCGCTAACTCTGCGATTGCTCGTAAAGAATCTCGTGGTGCTCACCAACGTTTAGACTACACTGAGCGTGACGATGTGAACTATTTAAAACACACATTGGCGTTCTACAACGGCGACGATGCTCCACGTATTGATTACAGCCCAGTGAAAATCACTAAATCGCAACCAGCGAAACGTGTTTACGGTGCTGAAGCTGAAGCGCAAGAAAAAGCAGCAAAAGAAGCTGCACAAAACGCATAA
- the yjeA gene encoding lysyl-tRNA synthetase produces MSEQIQWQPTASIENLLKRAKIMREIRQFFSDRGVLEVETPVLSEFGVTDLHLSTFNTEFIAPQGEQSKRLWLNTSPEYHMKRLLAAGAGAIFQICHVFRNEEAGRRHNPEFTMLEWYRPHFDMYRLINEVDDLLQSILDCEPTETMSYQFAFQEYVGVDPLSIERTELVKIAREHHFMCEDHEERDTLLQFLFSEVVEPRIGQDRPVAIYHFPASQAALAQISSEDHRVAERFEFYYKGLELANGFHELTDAKEQLRRFEQDNRQREKYGLPPHDIDYRLLAALQAGMPNTSGVALGVERLLMIALGANSIEEVMAFGINNA; encoded by the coding sequence ATGTCAGAACAAATACAGTGGCAGCCGACGGCAAGTATTGAGAATTTATTAAAACGCGCCAAAATAATGCGTGAAATTCGCCAATTTTTTAGCGATCGCGGTGTATTAGAAGTTGAAACTCCGGTGTTAAGTGAATTTGGTGTTACCGATTTACATTTATCGACTTTTAATACAGAATTTATTGCCCCACAAGGAGAGCAATCGAAACGCCTTTGGTTGAATACTAGCCCTGAATATCATATGAAACGTTTACTCGCCGCGGGCGCAGGCGCTATTTTTCAAATTTGTCATGTTTTTCGTAACGAAGAAGCGGGGCGTCGTCATAACCCTGAATTTACTATGCTTGAGTGGTATCGACCGCACTTTGATATGTATCGTTTAATTAACGAAGTAGATGATTTATTACAATCAATTTTAGATTGTGAACCAACAGAAACAATGAGTTATCAATTTGCGTTTCAAGAATATGTTGGCGTTGACCCACTTTCTATTGAGCGAACTGAGTTAGTAAAAATTGCTCGAGAACATCATTTTATGTGTGAAGATCACGAAGAACGAGATACGTTGTTACAATTTTTATTTAGTGAAGTCGTGGAGCCTCGAATTGGTCAAGATCGACCTGTAGCAATTTATCATTTTCCTGCTAGCCAAGCCGCATTGGCTCAAATTAGTTCAGAAGATCATCGTGTCGCGGAACGTTTCGAGTTTTATTATAAAGGGCTAGAACTTGCAAATGGATTCCATGAATTAACGGATGCCAAGGAACAATTACGCCGTTTTGAACAGGATAACCGACAACGTGAAAAATATGGCTTACCACCACATGACATCGATTATCGCTTACTGGCTGCATTGCAAGCAGGAATGCCAAATACTTCAGGTGTTGCCCTTGGTGTTGAACGCTTATTAATGATTGCGCTTGGTGCAAATTCTATTGAAGAAGTTATGGCATTTGGTATTAATAACGCTTAA
- a CDS encoding metallophosphoesterase, with translation MELRYYIIFAVVVLFLQLFLIIFDRTFRWLFKNQLGKKSLFVLSVFIFIAANAVILLTIFRIYPNFRLSAWILAFLLYSSFASLSCFILFKLGKQWQNSTKFNRTLRLFYPIVLAGLFGLSIYNAYTPKILHYQIQLNKPLPALRIGVASDFHLGALFGGEQIDELEAIFNREKVDLILLPGDIMDDNVNAYLAEKMQPHLAKLKAPLGVYATLGNHDFFGDKTRVAQGIRRAGLQLLEDESVVVNHQFVIVGRNDELAINRPETQTLLQTVDTNLPIFLMDHRPTDVMKHSQLPIDLQVSGHTHKGQIFPANLFTMLMYDLAYGYQKLGNGHYFVTSGYGFWGIPLRLGSQSEVLIIDVSGK, from the coding sequence ATGGAACTTCGCTATTACATTATTTTTGCAGTGGTTGTCCTTTTTTTGCAATTATTCTTAATTATTTTTGACCGCACTTTTCGTTGGTTATTTAAAAATCAATTAGGGAAAAAATCACTTTTTGTACTTTCAGTATTTATCTTTATTGCTGCAAACGCTGTGATTTTACTTACCATTTTCCGTATTTATCCTAATTTTCGTCTAAGCGCTTGGATTCTTGCATTTTTACTCTACAGCAGTTTTGCAAGCTTAAGTTGCTTTATTCTCTTCAAGCTTGGAAAACAATGGCAAAACTCAACAAAATTTAACCGCACTTTGCGCCTGTTCTACCCTATTGTTCTTGCAGGTTTATTTGGTTTGAGCATTTATAATGCCTACACACCAAAGATATTGCATTATCAAATTCAGCTTAACAAACCATTACCTGCTTTACGCATTGGTGTGGCGAGCGATTTCCATTTAGGGGCATTATTTGGCGGAGAGCAAATTGATGAACTCGAGGCAATTTTTAACCGTGAAAAAGTGGATTTGATTTTATTACCTGGGGATATTATGGACGATAACGTAAATGCCTATTTGGCAGAGAAAATGCAACCTCATTTAGCAAAATTAAAAGCGCCACTCGGTGTATATGCTACCTTGGGCAACCACGACTTTTTTGGCGATAAAACACGCGTTGCACAAGGAATTCGTCGCGCAGGTTTGCAATTATTGGAAGATGAAAGTGTTGTCGTCAATCACCAATTTGTTATTGTTGGACGAAATGATGAACTGGCTATTAATCGTCCCGAAACCCAAACCTTGCTTCAAACTGTAGATACCAATTTGCCTATTTTCTTAATGGATCATCGACCGACTGATGTAATGAAACATAGCCAATTACCTATTGATTTACAAGTTTCAGGACATACACACAAAGGGCAAATATTCCCGGCTAATCTGTTTACAATGCTGATGTATGATTTAGCTTATGGCTATCAAAAACTTGGTAATGGACATTATTTTGTGACATCAGGCTATGGCTTTTGGGGAATTCCATTACGATTAGGATCGCAATCTGAAGTACTCATTATTGATGTAAGTGGAAAATAA
- a CDS encoding ferredoxin, whose translation MMKDERYYQAYLSHQHISRRGLFRGVLGGSQKTLSTEQKRTATRPPFACSEHLFTAVCNGCAECVSACPNGLISLQGGLATLEIDYLACDFCGLCTKACPKDVLNLAFKADTHLRPEIAAHCVQKKGQPCQSCQQACPQKAISAQLDIDTEKCNGCGECKIACYMAAIGLNAMN comes from the coding sequence ATGATGAAAGACGAACGCTATTATCAGGCTTATTTATCACACCAACACATTTCCCGCCGTGGCTTATTTCGCGGCGTGTTGGGTGGCTCGCAGAAAACCCTTTCCACAGAGCAAAAACGGACGGCAACCCGGCCGCCCTTTGCCTGCTCTGAACATCTTTTTACCGCAGTCTGTAACGGCTGTGCAGAATGTGTTTCCGCTTGCCCAAATGGGCTGATTAGCTTACAAGGCGGCTTAGCCACTTTAGAGATTGATTATCTCGCCTGTGATTTTTGTGGGCTATGCACCAAAGCCTGTCCCAAAGACGTTCTCAATCTCGCCTTTAAAGCCGACACCCACCTCCGCCCTGAAATTGCGGCTCACTGCGTTCAAAAAAAAGGACAACCTTGCCAAAGCTGCCAACAAGCCTGCCCCCAAAAGGCGATTTCTGCGCAATTAGACATCGACACAGAAAAATGCAACGGTTGCGGGGAATGTAAAATCGCTTGTTATATGGCGGCGATTGGTTTAAATGCCATGAATTAA
- the dmsD gene encoding twin-argninine leader-binding protein DmsD yields MEQTLLQEISTFGRLLGAAFYYAPQAQEVKPILNFFRQPNWIEEWHDLIQADEIKTLIAKGLQQDLDEAYQYLFIGPNSLPAPAWGSVYLDPEAVIFGNSLVELRTFLKIHQIAFSSKENEPEDHFGLMLMLAAYLAENKPELLKEFFTQHLLTWSERYLQLLAEQADYPFYQGLSLIAQQTLQRWKTELALTVPKMQLYF; encoded by the coding sequence ATGGAGCAAACATTATTACAAGAAATTTCAACCTTTGGACGTTTATTAGGTGCTGCATTTTATTACGCTCCACAAGCTCAAGAGGTTAAGCCGATTTTAAACTTTTTCCGCCAGCCTAATTGGATTGAAGAATGGCACGATTTAATACAAGCGGATGAAATTAAGACACTGATTGCAAAAGGCTTGCAACAAGATCTGGACGAGGCGTACCAATACCTTTTCATCGGTCCAAACAGTTTACCTGCGCCTGCTTGGGGCTCGGTTTATTTGGATCCTGAGGCAGTGATTTTTGGCAACTCGTTAGTGGAATTACGCACCTTCTTAAAAATACACCAAATTGCCTTTAGCTCAAAGGAGAACGAACCCGAAGATCATTTTGGCTTAATGTTGATGCTTGCCGCTTATTTGGCGGAAAATAAGCCTGAATTACTTAAGGAATTTTTCACTCAACATTTGCTCACATGGTCGGAGCGTTATTTACAACTTTTAGCAGAACAAGCAGACTATCCGTTCTATCAAGGCTTAAGTTTGATTGCACAGCAAACCTTGCAACGCTGGAAAACCGAGCTGGCTTTAACCGTTCCTAAAATGCAACTCTATTTTTAA
- the dmsC gene encoding anaerobic dimethyl sulfoxide reductase subunit C, whose amino-acid sequence MNGLHELPLIIFTVLAQSVVGAWLLFSWVLCQSNTAQSKQYLHKAMFLLLVLLGIGFFCSILHLGSPFRAFNSLNRVGSSMLSNEIASGAVFFTFAGVYWLLSILGKMPGALAKIWLILTALLGLVFMYMMNNVYHINTVPTWNSALTSWQFYLTVIIGGSALGYALLNVNPYKEYRLCFVPYIYLAGLFFAVVVVIYQAFGLSHIHSSVQQAVDLVPDFANLQALRFTLLALAAITICKLPKTSLLSLAALAVLFSEMIGRLLFYGLHMTVGMAVAG is encoded by the coding sequence ATGAACGGATTACATGAATTACCACTCATTATTTTTACCGTTTTAGCCCAATCGGTCGTGGGGGCTTGGTTGCTGTTTAGCTGGGTGTTGTGCCAATCTAACACAGCGCAAAGTAAGCAATACTTACATAAAGCGATGTTTTTGTTACTCGTTCTACTTGGCATCGGCTTTTTCTGCTCGATTTTGCACTTAGGTTCGCCGTTTAGAGCATTTAACTCCCTCAATCGTGTCGGCTCTTCAATGTTAAGTAACGAAATCGCCAGCGGTGCAGTGTTTTTTACCTTTGCCGGTGTATATTGGTTACTGAGCATTTTAGGCAAAATGCCTGGGGCGCTTGCAAAAATTTGGTTAATTTTGACCGCGCTTTTAGGCTTGGTGTTTATGTATATGATGAACAACGTTTATCATATCAACACCGTACCAACGTGGAATAGTGCCTTAACGTCGTGGCAGTTCTACTTAACCGTGATTATCGGCGGTTCGGCGTTAGGTTATGCGCTGTTAAACGTTAATCCGTATAAAGAATACCGCTTATGCTTTGTGCCTTATATCTACTTAGCCGGCTTATTCTTTGCCGTAGTTGTGGTGATTTACCAAGCATTCGGGCTTAGCCATATTCACAGCTCGGTACAACAAGCGGTGGATTTAGTGCCTGATTTTGCAAATCTGCAAGCACTACGCTTTACCCTGTTAGCCTTAGCCGCCATTACGATCTGCAAATTACCAAAAACAAGCTTATTAAGCCTTGCTGCTTTAGCCGTTTTATTCTCAGAGATGATCGGACGCTTACTTTTCTATGGCTTGCATATGACCGTAGGTATGGCGGTTGCAGGGTAA
- the dmsB_1 gene encoding dimethylsulfoxide reductase chain B, translated as MKQYGFYFDAERCTGCKTCELACKDYKDLGTDVNFRRIYEYAGGDWVQQADGCWNQDVFAYYLSISCNHCTDPACTKVCPTGAMHKNEDGFVIVNEEICIGCRYCHMACPYDAPQYDAKKGHMTKCDGCYSRIKEGHKPICVEACPLRALDFAPIDELREKYGNQASIAPLPPAEITQPNLVIKPNKHCRPSGDTTGFLANPREV; from the coding sequence ATGAAACAATATGGATTTTATTTTGACGCCGAGCGTTGTACCGGTTGTAAAACTTGTGAATTGGCTTGTAAAGACTATAAAGATTTAGGTACTGATGTAAACTTCCGCCGTATTTATGAATACGCAGGTGGCGATTGGGTTCAACAAGCTGATGGTTGCTGGAACCAAGATGTATTTGCTTATTATTTGTCAATTTCGTGTAACCATTGTACCGATCCTGCTTGTACCAAAGTTTGTCCGACAGGGGCAATGCATAAAAATGAAGATGGCTTTGTGATTGTGAACGAAGAAATTTGTATCGGGTGCCGTTATTGCCATATGGCGTGTCCGTATGATGCGCCACAATATGATGCTAAAAAAGGACATATGACCAAATGCGATGGTTGCTACTCTCGTATTAAAGAAGGACATAAACCAATTTGTGTAGAGGCTTGTCCATTACGTGCGTTGGATTTTGCACCGATTGATGAATTGCGTGAAAAATACGGCAATCAGGCATCTATCGCACCATTACCGCCAGCAGAAATTACTCAACCAAATTTAGTGATTAAACCGAATAAACATTGCCGTCCAAGTGGCGACACAACGGGCTTTTTAGCTAACCCGAGAGAGGTGTAA
- the dmsA gene encoding anaerobic dimethyl sulfoxide reductase subunit A, giving the protein MENTNNSLSLSRRGFLKGSSLGVAALATDIALPFNAMANTSSSTNTLNSEERVIWSACTVNCGSRCPLRMHVKDNQIIYVETDNTGNDTYNVDHQVRACLRGRSMRKRVYNPDRLKYPMKRVGKRGEGKFKRISWDEALTEIAQSLQKNIQKYGNESIYLNYGTGTLGGTMTRSWPPASTMLARLMNCIGGYLNHYGDYSTAQIAVALDYTYGGGWALGNGMADIENTKLVVLFGNNPAETRMSGGGLTYCIEQARAKSGAKMIIIDPRYTDTGAGREDEWIPIRPGTDAALCSALAYVMITENLVDQAFLDKYCVGYDEKTLPASAPKNSHYKAYILGQDEDGIAKTPEWAAKITGIPASRIIKLAREIGTTKPAFIAQGWGPQRRSNGELISRAIAMLPILTGNVGIHGGNTGARESAYSMPFVRMPTLENPVKASIPMFLWTDAIFRAHEMTATTDGIRGVEKLTAPIKVIWNYASNCLINQHADINKTHDILQDETQCELIITIDNHMTSTAKYSDILLPDCTASEQMDFALDAYIANMNYVIFADQVIKPSFECKNIYDMLSELAEKLGVKEKFTEGRTQEEWLRHIYEQSRENIPELPTFDEFRKQGIFKKLDPNGFYVAYKDFRQDPEKNPLSTPSGKIEIYSSRLAEIAKTWKLKADEVIHPLPIHVDSFEHYGDPLMEKYPLQLTGFHYKARTHSTYGNVDVIKEANPQEVWINPIDAEPRQIKNGDIIRIFNDRGEVRINAKVTPRIIPGVIALSEGAWHAPDANRVDHAGCVNVLTTQRPSPLAKGNPQHSNLVQIEKA; this is encoded by the coding sequence ATGGAAAATACTAATAATTCACTCTCCCTTTCTAGAAGAGGCTTTCTTAAGGGCTCTTCTTTAGGCGTTGCCGCATTAGCAACAGATATTGCATTACCTTTTAATGCAATGGCAAATACCTCCTCTTCTACAAACACCTTAAACAGTGAAGAAAGAGTTATTTGGAGTGCTTGCACTGTAAACTGTGGTAGCCGATGCCCATTAAGAATGCATGTAAAAGATAATCAAATTATCTACGTTGAGACAGATAATACTGGAAATGATACTTATAACGTGGATCACCAAGTAAGAGCATGCTTAAGAGGGCGTTCTATGCGTAAAAGGGTTTATAACCCCGATCGTTTAAAATACCCAATGAAACGTGTTGGAAAACGTGGTGAAGGGAAATTCAAACGAATCTCTTGGGATGAAGCTCTTACCGAAATTGCACAATCATTACAAAAGAATATCCAAAAATACGGTAATGAGAGCATCTATTTAAATTATGGTACGGGTACATTAGGTGGCACAATGACGCGCTCTTGGCCACCTGCATCAACAATGCTTGCTCGTTTAATGAATTGTATTGGCGGATACTTAAACCATTATGGCGATTACAGTACGGCACAAATTGCTGTTGCCTTAGATTACACTTACGGAGGCGGTTGGGCTTTAGGTAATGGCATGGCTGATATTGAAAATACAAAATTAGTCGTGTTATTTGGAAATAACCCTGCAGAAACTCGTATGAGTGGTGGCGGTTTAACTTACTGCATAGAACAAGCTAGAGCAAAATCTGGCGCCAAAATGATTATTATTGATCCTAGATATACCGATACAGGCGCCGGTCGTGAAGATGAGTGGATTCCTATTCGTCCGGGAACAGATGCAGCGCTCTGCTCTGCCCTTGCTTATGTCATGATCACAGAAAACTTAGTTGATCAAGCCTTCTTGGATAAATACTGTGTCGGTTACGATGAGAAAACTCTACCAGCCAGTGCGCCCAAAAACAGCCATTATAAAGCCTATATTTTAGGGCAAGACGAAGATGGTATTGCAAAAACACCTGAATGGGCAGCAAAAATCACTGGAATTCCTGCAAGTCGAATTATTAAGCTCGCTCGTGAGATTGGCACAACAAAACCGGCATTTATTGCTCAAGGTTGGGGACCTCAACGCCGTAGTAATGGTGAACTTATCTCTCGAGCAATTGCTATGCTTCCAATTCTAACGGGAAATGTAGGGATTCATGGAGGTAACACTGGTGCAAGAGAAAGCGCATATTCAATGCCTTTTGTTCGAATGCCAACATTAGAAAACCCTGTTAAAGCGAGCATCCCAATGTTCCTTTGGACTGATGCAATTTTCAGGGCCCATGAAATGACTGCAACAACAGACGGTATTCGGGGCGTAGAAAAATTAACTGCACCAATTAAAGTTATTTGGAACTATGCAAGTAACTGTTTAATTAATCAGCATGCTGATATCAATAAAACACATGATATTTTACAAGATGAAACACAATGTGAACTCATTATTACTATTGATAATCACATGACTTCAACAGCAAAATATAGTGATATTTTACTTCCTGATTGTACAGCTTCTGAGCAAATGGATTTTGCATTAGATGCTTACATTGCTAATATGAATTACGTAATTTTTGCTGATCAAGTTATTAAACCATCTTTTGAGTGTAAAAATATTTACGATATGCTTTCAGAGCTTGCTGAAAAATTAGGCGTTAAAGAAAAATTTACAGAAGGAAGAACACAGGAAGAATGGCTACGCCATATCTATGAACAATCTCGGGAAAATATCCCAGAACTACCAACTTTCGATGAATTTAGAAAACAAGGAATTTTCAAAAAATTAGACCCTAATGGTTTCTATGTTGCTTATAAAGATTTTAGACAAGATCCAGAAAAAAATCCGTTAAGTACTCCTTCGGGGAAAATTGAGATTTATTCTTCTCGATTAGCTGAAATTGCTAAAACTTGGAAATTAAAGGCTGACGAAGTTATCCATCCTCTTCCAATACATGTAGATAGCTTTGAACATTATGGCGATCCATTAATGGAGAAATATCCATTACAACTAACAGGGTTCCATTATAAAGCAAGAACACACTCAACTTACGGGAATGTTGATGTAATTAAAGAAGCTAATCCTCAAGAAGTTTGGATTAACCCAATTGATGCGGAACCTAGACAGATTAAAAACGGCGATATTATCCGTATTTTTAATGATCGTGGGGAAGTTAGAATAAATGCAAAAGTAACGCCAAGAATTATTCCTGGTGTAATCGCATTAAGTGAAGGAGCTTGGCATGCCCCTGATGCTAATCGGGTAGATCATGCTGGTTGTGTTAATGTTTTAACAACCCAGCGTCCTTCTCCATTGGCAAAAGGCAATCCGCAACATTCTAACTTAGTTCAAATCGAGAAAGCGTAA